From Chlamydiifrater volucris, one genomic window encodes:
- a CDS encoding TIGR04086 family membrane protein, with amino-acid sequence MLPSILPGFFFIFYAIVAFFGAYLAIRKGRSPVGWFLGTLFLGFFGIFLLLILPPKIDQEQEDSDTRNDTDFLETLDSSDPENINDDLFLSPDTHFILDKSQKEDVEKPIEEDCWFYLDLNKQAIGPMPRQDLYKKIKTLSPRADDWKKIWVWKKGMKNWKRAEDLKETKE; translated from the coding sequence ATGCTACCCTCAATCCTTCCTGGTTTCTTTTTTATTTTCTATGCAATCGTAGCCTTTTTTGGCGCCTACTTGGCTATCCGGAAAGGAAGAAGCCCCGTAGGATGGTTCCTGGGAACTCTTTTTCTAGGCTTCTTCGGAATTTTCCTCCTCCTCATTTTACCTCCAAAGATTGATCAAGAGCAAGAAGATTCAGACACCAGAAACGATACAGATTTTTTAGAAACCTTGGATTCCTCAGATCCTGAAAACATAAATGACGACCTTTTTCTTTCTCCTGATACCCACTTCATTCTAGATAAGTCTCAAAAGGAAGATGTGGAAAAACCGATTGAGGAAGATTGTTGGTTTTATCTGGACCTCAACAAACAAGCCATAGGCCCCATGCCTCGCCAAGATCTTTATAAGAAGATAAAAACCTTAAGCCCTAGGGCCGATGACTGGAAGAAAATATGGGTCTGGAAAAAGGGCATGAAGAACTGGAAGCGGGCAGAAGACCTTAAGGAAACGAAGGAATAG
- a CDS encoding Asp23/Gls24 family envelope stress response protein yields the protein MGEKQSLKLDVKEIEFPETVFSRDIETRVIQVIILHCLAKIEGVSLLGGNLIDTLFGRDIERMKGIYVEQDTKNHLVKVKVEVNVEYGVSIPEKTDEIQGKVVSEISEFTGLHVASVHVIIKGLSQPKDKNAEDAGREEIDEGEKDLVEPLLLGEGEEEIIE from the coding sequence ATGGGAGAAAAGCAAAGTTTGAAGCTGGATGTAAAGGAGATTGAGTTCCCTGAAACAGTTTTTAGCCGTGATATTGAAACTCGAGTTATTCAGGTAATCATTCTGCATTGTCTAGCAAAAATTGAAGGAGTTTCTCTGTTAGGAGGAAATTTAATCGATACCTTGTTCGGAAGAGATATAGAAAGAATGAAGGGAATCTATGTCGAGCAGGATACCAAGAATCATTTGGTTAAAGTTAAGGTAGAGGTTAATGTGGAATATGGAGTGTCCATCCCAGAAAAAACTGATGAAATTCAGGGAAAAGTTGTCTCGGAAATTTCCGAATTCACGGGGTTGCATGTGGCTTCTGTTCACGTCATTATCAAAGGATTAAGTCAACCTAAAGATAAGAATGCGGAAGATGCAGGTAGAGAGGAGATAGATGAAGGAGAAAAGGACTTAGTTGAACCCTTACTGTTAGGTGAGGGGGAAGAGGAAATCATAGAATAA
- the uvrC gene encoding excinuclease ABC subunit UvrC, with protein sequence MPISTKVIPESPGVYLMKDSAGTVLYVGKAKNLRKRVSSYFSTNKDSREHIPYLLEKVSDIETISVSNETEAILLENNLIKKHSPKYNILLKDDKTFFYLLIDREHPWPKIGLIRTRALSKQNKKISLFGPYVNSEACKVLLETICNFFPLRTCSDKEFSSRKRPCILYDMKKCVAPCVGYTSSEEYQLLIKEASLFLAGKKTQVIKLLEKKLQNLSENLEFEKAAVVHRTLTLIKKSLSNQHVERHANFDIDVIGVFKNLESVIITLLSFRSGKLLGAKHFFFRENAQEEADLLTSFLVQYYEDSFQLPQEILVPIPLPKVLSKILRKSPPVKILCPQRGYKKNMVALAIQNAREYFKSKEEEFSLCSRLKELLHLSRLPNRVECYDNAHTSGSQAVGGLVVLENNQFIKQDYRTFLISTSNKANDYAFVKEILQKRFNLSRPLKIPDLIIIDGGKGHFAAAKQALEELGISNIDLLAISKEQGNHGKGLLKESIFCSYFPKGILLPPHSPLLHFLQRLRDEAHRFVLSFHRKVRAKSSLQSQIKIRGIGKIKMANLLKLFKSPSAILAATPEELLSVPGITKRDVLSITEYALKNGHTEQ encoded by the coding sequence ATGCCTATATCTACCAAAGTTATTCCAGAATCTCCCGGTGTTTACCTCATGAAAGATTCTGCAGGCACGGTATTGTATGTAGGGAAAGCCAAAAATCTACGCAAGCGTGTTTCGTCATACTTTTCTACAAACAAAGATTCCAGAGAACATATCCCCTATCTGTTAGAAAAAGTAAGTGACATAGAAACAATTTCCGTATCTAATGAAACCGAAGCTATTCTTTTAGAAAACAACTTAATAAAAAAACATTCACCTAAATACAACATTTTATTAAAAGATGATAAAACGTTTTTTTATCTGCTCATTGATCGAGAACATCCATGGCCGAAAATTGGCTTAATTCGAACTCGCGCTCTGTCCAAGCAGAATAAAAAAATCTCTTTATTTGGCCCCTATGTTAACTCCGAAGCCTGTAAAGTACTTTTAGAGACAATTTGCAATTTTTTCCCCTTACGCACCTGTTCTGACAAAGAGTTTAGCAGTAGAAAACGACCTTGCATACTTTACGACATGAAAAAATGTGTAGCCCCCTGCGTTGGCTATACCTCCTCCGAGGAATATCAATTATTGATTAAAGAAGCTTCCTTATTTCTCGCTGGGAAAAAAACTCAGGTAATAAAACTCCTAGAAAAAAAATTGCAAAACCTGTCCGAAAATTTAGAATTTGAAAAGGCAGCAGTCGTTCACAGAACGTTAACTTTGATAAAAAAATCTTTGTCTAACCAGCATGTTGAACGTCACGCCAATTTTGACATCGACGTCATTGGTGTTTTTAAAAACCTAGAGTCAGTCATTATCACTCTTTTATCTTTCCGATCAGGAAAACTATTGGGAGCCAAGCACTTTTTCTTTCGAGAAAATGCTCAGGAAGAAGCTGATTTATTGACTTCCTTTTTAGTACAATACTATGAGGACTCTTTTCAACTACCCCAAGAAATTTTAGTTCCGATTCCCCTTCCAAAAGTCCTCTCAAAGATTCTGCGAAAAAGCCCCCCCGTAAAAATCCTCTGCCCCCAGAGAGGCTATAAAAAAAACATGGTCGCTTTAGCTATTCAAAATGCTAGAGAGTATTTTAAATCAAAAGAAGAGGAATTTTCACTCTGTTCACGACTTAAAGAACTGTTGCACCTATCCAGACTTCCTAATAGAGTAGAATGTTACGACAATGCTCACACATCTGGATCTCAAGCTGTTGGCGGATTAGTTGTATTAGAAAATAATCAATTTATAAAGCAAGATTACAGAACTTTTCTCATCAGCACCTCAAATAAGGCAAATGATTATGCCTTTGTCAAAGAGATTCTTCAGAAAAGATTTAATTTATCTAGACCCCTTAAAATACCGGATCTAATAATTATTGACGGGGGAAAAGGTCACTTCGCAGCAGCCAAACAGGCTCTTGAAGAATTAGGCATCTCTAACATCGATCTCTTAGCAATAAGTAAAGAACAAGGTAACCACGGGAAAGGCCTTTTAAAAGAAAGCATCTTTTGTTCCTATTTCCCAAAAGGAATTCTCCTCCCCCCACACTCACCTTTGTTACACTTCTTGCAACGCTTGCGAGATGAAGCTCACAGGTTCGTATTATCTTTTCACAGGAAAGTGAGAGCTAAGTCTTCCTTACAATCTCAAATAAAAATTCGCGGAATAGGCAAAATCAAAATGGCCAATCTATTGAAACTCTTCAAAAGCCCTTCGGCGATCCTCGCTGCAACTCCAGAGGAATTACTATCTGTCCCAGGGATTACGAAGAGGGACGTCCTCAGCATCACTGAATATGCCCTAAAGAATGGTCATACAGAACAATAA
- the mutS gene encoding DNA mismatch repair protein MutS: protein MTVEKKLTPMMEQWHNCKRKAGESLLLFRLGDFYEAFYEDAKLLADNLELTLTQRQGIPMAGIPVLHIDSYVDKLVAKGFKVAIAEQESKSSTKGPMNRDISRFITPGTLLNSSLLSEKANNYIVALDRVGSLFGLAALDISTGSFTACEYDSIKNLHEEIFRLQPKELLISEKFSQKHCDELEKIQTQVNLSISVYSDWTFDHKLAYATLTKHFKVSTLDGFGLKGAVPAVNASGGLLSYIHDKLLLPLDHVSKISSHSEKEYLSVDKASQINLELLRSSNDDIRASSLLSIMDQTLTPMGGRLLRNRIIRPFYDKNRILACQDAVEFLLYRKDLRKFLQVRLKEVRDFERLVTRVATQLATPKDLGTLKNSLSSSLEIFDKLVSYALPEFLSLPFEITETLIPLSDRLEGALLSELPLRVSEGGVFKDNYHPEIEELRNARIHAQAWVKDYQEKIRQETGKRLKVCFNNLMGYYIEASKEQASGLPSTFIRRQTRMHAERFVTEELQKFEDKTLHAEENLQALEALLFKELCEDIAKEKNAILSLAEGIARLDYVYSLATLASNENYCRPLIDNGDNLIIHKGRHPVVEQLLPSSTFIPNDTIMRGTKTRMMILTGPNMAGKSTYIRQTALLVIMAQMGSFIPAESAHIGIIDKIFTRIGAGDNLTKGMSTFMVEMAETANILHNATSRSLVILDEIGRGTSTYDGIAIAQAVIEYLLTTEGRKAKTLFATHYKELTNLEDSFPQVENFHAGINESNAQPVFLYKIIKGPSNKSFGIHVAKLAGFPLSVVARAQVLLSSMETKEDSKPRNKERSMQLTIF from the coding sequence ATGACCGTAGAAAAGAAGCTAACCCCGATGATGGAGCAGTGGCACAACTGTAAAAGAAAAGCCGGAGAGTCCTTGTTGTTGTTCAGGCTTGGCGACTTTTATGAAGCCTTCTATGAAGATGCAAAACTTTTGGCAGACAATCTAGAACTAACGCTGACGCAAAGACAGGGAATTCCTATGGCGGGAATCCCTGTTTTGCACATAGACTCCTATGTTGACAAACTAGTTGCGAAGGGATTTAAGGTTGCAATAGCTGAGCAAGAATCTAAATCTTCCACCAAAGGTCCAATGAACAGAGACATTTCTCGATTCATTACGCCTGGAACTCTATTAAATTCATCATTGCTCTCGGAAAAAGCTAATAACTATATTGTAGCTTTGGATAGAGTGGGCTCCCTGTTTGGCCTCGCAGCTCTAGATATTTCCACTGGTTCTTTTACCGCTTGCGAGTATGACTCTATTAAAAATCTCCATGAAGAAATTTTTCGCTTACAACCCAAAGAACTTTTAATCTCAGAAAAGTTCTCCCAAAAACACTGTGATGAATTAGAAAAAATCCAAACCCAGGTTAATTTATCCATCTCCGTTTATTCAGATTGGACCTTTGACCACAAGTTGGCTTATGCAACACTAACTAAGCATTTTAAAGTATCCACCTTGGATGGATTTGGACTTAAAGGCGCCGTTCCAGCAGTAAATGCTTCAGGAGGCCTACTATCTTACATTCATGACAAACTTTTACTTCCCTTAGATCATGTTTCAAAAATTTCCTCACACAGCGAAAAAGAATACTTATCGGTTGATAAGGCATCCCAAATTAATCTAGAACTATTACGATCATCCAACGATGATATCCGAGCTTCTTCTCTACTATCCATCATGGACCAAACTCTCACTCCTATGGGAGGAAGGTTATTAAGAAATAGAATTATCCGGCCCTTTTACGATAAGAATCGCATTCTAGCATGCCAAGACGCCGTTGAGTTTCTACTGTATAGGAAGGACCTAAGAAAATTTTTGCAGGTCCGCCTTAAAGAAGTACGTGATTTTGAAAGATTAGTCACTAGGGTGGCGACACAGTTAGCTACTCCCAAAGATTTGGGAACACTGAAGAATTCTCTATCCAGTTCTTTAGAGATCTTTGATAAGCTAGTTTCTTACGCTCTCCCTGAATTTCTTTCTCTCCCATTTGAAATAACAGAAACTTTAATTCCTCTATCCGACCGCTTAGAGGGCGCATTATTATCAGAACTCCCCCTAAGAGTATCCGAAGGTGGCGTATTTAAGGACAATTATCACCCAGAAATAGAGGAACTACGTAACGCTAGGATCCATGCCCAAGCATGGGTCAAAGATTATCAAGAAAAAATTCGGCAAGAAACTGGGAAGCGACTAAAGGTATGTTTTAACAATTTGATGGGATATTACATCGAAGCCAGCAAAGAGCAAGCGTCTGGACTTCCTTCTACTTTCATCCGCAGACAGACCCGGATGCACGCCGAACGTTTTGTTACAGAAGAGTTACAAAAATTTGAAGATAAGACTCTTCATGCAGAAGAAAATCTACAAGCTTTAGAAGCCTTGCTGTTCAAGGAGCTTTGTGAAGACATAGCTAAGGAAAAAAACGCTATCCTGTCTTTGGCCGAGGGAATTGCTCGGCTGGACTACGTTTATTCATTGGCTACGTTGGCGTCCAATGAAAACTACTGCCGTCCCTTAATAGATAACGGGGATAATTTAATTATCCATAAAGGCCGGCACCCCGTTGTTGAACAACTTCTACCTAGTTCTACATTTATCCCTAACGACACCATTATGCGTGGAACAAAAACTCGTATGATGATCCTTACTGGTCCTAATATGGCAGGAAAATCAACCTATATACGACAAACTGCCCTGCTAGTGATAATGGCGCAAATGGGTTCCTTTATACCTGCAGAATCTGCTCACATAGGTATCATTGACAAAATTTTCACCCGCATCGGCGCTGGAGACAATCTCACTAAAGGTATGTCCACATTTATGGTAGAGATGGCAGAAACAGCAAACATTCTCCATAATGCTACGTCTCGTTCTCTTGTAATCTTAGATGAGATTGGTAGAGGTACAAGCACTTATGATGGCATAGCAATCGCGCAAGCGGTAATAGAATATTTATTAACTACAGAAGGGCGAAAAGCAAAAACCTTGTTTGCGACTCATTACAAAGAATTAACAAATTTGGAGGATTCATTCCCTCAAGTAGAGAATTTTCACGCAGGGATTAATGAGTCCAATGCGCAGCCAGTTTTTCTTTACAAAATTATTAAAGGCCCCTCAAATAAAAGTTTCGGCATACACGTTGCAAAGCTAGCTGGGTTTCCTTTATCTGTGGTAGCTAGAGCTCAAGTTTTGTTGTCTTCTATGGAAACAAAAGAAGACTCCAAGCCTCGTAATAAAGAAAGATCTATGCAACTAACTATTTTTTAA